In Sphingomonas sp. LR60, the following are encoded in one genomic region:
- a CDS encoding DUF6504 family protein yields the protein MRELMQRLAVALAKSGLGARAVEMIAARVDGVPQILRLGFARPTRDAAHMLRLTLRRIEEIEPGYGIDGIALIVRRADPLGAETLAPALADDAAPDLAPLIDALINRIGAGRLWRIAPVESDVPERSWTRTAPLDPPPRETRALRDDDVRQLDARSPDHPWHPRWPRPVLLLRRPERIDHVLAELPDQPPKRFTWRGTTHRIVRAEGPERVAGEWWRRAPERMAVRDYYRVEDEAGQRFWLFRRGDGMRSETGDLSWFLHGLGN from the coding sequence CTGCGCGAATTGATGCAGCGGCTCGCGGTCGCACTGGCGAAATCGGGTCTGGGTGCGCGCGCGGTCGAGATGATCGCCGCGCGCGTCGACGGCGTGCCGCAGATCCTGCGGCTCGGTTTCGCGCGCCCGACCCGCGACGCGGCGCACATGCTGCGGCTGACGCTGCGCCGCATCGAGGAGATCGAGCCCGGCTATGGCATCGACGGCATCGCGCTGATCGTACGCCGCGCCGATCCGCTCGGCGCCGAGACATTGGCCCCTGCGCTCGCCGACGATGCCGCGCCCGATCTCGCCCCGCTGATCGACGCGCTCATCAATCGCATCGGCGCGGGCCGGCTGTGGCGCATCGCCCCGGTCGAGAGCGACGTCCCCGAACGCTCATGGACGCGCACCGCGCCGCTCGACCCACCGCCGCGCGAGACGCGTGCGCTGCGCGATGACGACGTTCGCCAGCTTGACGCCCGCAGCCCCGACCATCCGTGGCACCCGCGCTGGCCGCGCCCGGTGTTGCTGCTGCGCCGCCCGGAGCGGATCGACCATGTGCTCGCCGAACTTCCCGACCAGCCGCCGAAGCGCTTCACCTGGCGCGGCACCACGCACCGCATCGTCCGCGCCGAAGGACCGGAGCGCGTCGCGGGCGAATGGTGGCGGCGCGCGCCCGAGCGGATGGCGGTTCGCGATTATTACCGGGTCGAGGACGAGGCCGGCCAACGCTTCTGGCTGTTCCGCCGCGGCGACGGCATGCGCAGCGAAACCGGTGACCTGAGCTGGTTCCTGCACGGGCTCGGCAATTGA